The following DNA comes from Miscanthus floridulus cultivar M001 chromosome 5, ASM1932011v1, whole genome shotgun sequence.
ggtttgtattggctgtcgtatgatattgcatgcaTTTTGatggggtcccctacccaccatATATAgccaggggtagggttacaagtcggtcaaatctaggagataaccggtaagtaataacatgTTACAGGAATCACGAgatcgagcatatcctaacagatctcgtagcatcttcaggatatcacccttgatgtcttgcggtacacgccaagcagtaccgtgcaccgtaagtcttcatcttgtgggctggaccactcCTGGCAGCGTAACCCAtgtagtctgtcgtgggtatccagggtcgtacccccacaccggttgttaccacattatcggcacccagtgccttaaccactcacatacaatcctccaccaagcatcacatcatagatataatgcgtagtagaagtagtaCCAAGTTAGTAAGCGATCGTCTAACCTAACAATGGGTGTGTaggggtataggttgcgacaaggtaatggctcacaagcaattctaccatgcaacctatcacagatcatttgcataaaagtaaagcactcgcatctacattgtagcatgtctaataggattctacgaggttagGTGGGATGTTGCACCTAGTAGGTCGTCTCCAAGCTCCTCAGTGTAGTTGGGATCGTGCTCCTTAGTCTATGGCTCCTCTGGGTCTGTTAAACAAGACATATAGCCACGATAAgtgactcctatagatgatcacaaagaagcaacagtaattcaaaagatccaaatgcactcaaacacaagcctatgacatagagctcatttttagaaaaatttgggcgctggtttcatatttttttgaggtcgtatgaattttctaagtttaaatcattttctaaaaaagaaaatgaATAGGAAAATCCAGAGGCTGACACGTGGCGCATCCGGATTGGGCGAGATGGTTGTGgtcactaacaggtgggaccGGGTCACGGTCAACGGTTGACCAGGCTTGGGCTAGGCTTGGCGGGCCAtattgggccggtctgggccaagTCGGGACCAAACACGTGTCGCATAGGCAGGCGGCCACGTGGCGCAAGCGGGCCGCTTCTGGGCTCAGGTCCACGGGGCTAGTCCATGGTGGATAGCATGGTTCGGGTCCATTGACCGCAGGCACGGTCCGCGGTGGACCGCGTCcactccctctttctctcttcaGTCTAAGGTGCATCGGGTCTACGACATTGTGAGGTCACAGGGAACTCCACGGTGGGCCAACGACGACGACTTGGAGGCTCGGGCGCCCGGCGTAGGCGTCACGACAGACGGCGGTGGCGCGGGTCGATGGCAAGGGCGCTAGAGACATTGGCACAGCCCAAGCGAGGCTTCTATGGCTTTCGGGTGCTCCAGCGAGCACGGCTGGGGTACTAGGCGAAGCTCCAAGGGCTCCGGTGAGGTTGGCCATGGCGGTAGTGGCTCGGCGGCAGGTTACGGCGAGGCGGCTACGGCCATGATTGGAGCTAAAGGTGGCCCTTTTCCTTTGATTGGGACCATGGAGAGGCTAGACGACTCACCGACGGTGACCTAAAGGCGCGACGGAGTCCACACTACGACGAGGTGCGTGGTAGAGCTCCGGTGAGCACGCGGCTTCGATGGCAAGGGCAAGACGGGGGCTTTTCCTGCAACCGGCTAGACGGTGGGGTGCGCGAGGTCACAGCGAACATCACCGGCTCCTCCTCACGACGTGAGGTGGTCAGGATCATTGGGATCGTCCATGGCTCGGCGGCGCTCTGACATGCAGCCGCACCAGCGAGGCGAGCATAGCTACGGCATCCAGGCGTTTTATGGCCAAAAGGGTGGGCACTTTGGGAGCTACATGCCAAGGCGAATCCATCCACGGTGGTTCAGGAACCGCTACCGGCCTGGCGTGGCCGGAACGTGTCTAGCACGGCGGTAGCATGGGCGCGCGGCGGTCCGGCGAGGCGGACACGACCAGCAACCCTCGGTGCTCCTACTCTCCTCCTTTCTAGCGCCCGACGCATCCCTCAGTGAGGCAAAGCTTGCCGAGGCACTTCTCTTGACTCTACTGGTGCGAGGTGGCCGAAACAGGGCGGCGACACGGTggatgccggccatggcgactgtgGCGGTTGCGCTGTGTTGGCACCGACATTCCCGAGCGCCAGTGGCTCGGCAAGGCCGGGCCTTGGCTCGTGTGCGTGTGTGCAGATCATCACAATGGCAAGAAAGGTCGGCCTTTGGCCCTCCCAAGGGGGAGAACACGGCGGCGTGGCATGGCGTGACCACAGCGGTGAGATACACGACGAGCAGAGAAAGCAGTGGCTCACCATGGGGCTTGGGGTGGTAGGCTTGCGGGGCGATGGTGAGTCGAGGCTGTAACGAGGCGGTGTAGTGCCGTGCCGAGCCGCTACGACAAGGAAGATGATCAGGGCGCCGTCTTCTTCTCCAGCGGCGGCTCCTCAGCGGCAGCGGCGCGGTCGTCCTCCTTCTTCCCTCTTCCCTTCTCCTTCCCATCTCTCGGTCTCGGTGAGTGGTTGGAGAAGCCACCAGTGGTGGCAGGGCGATGGAAGAGCGCTTAGGGCACCGGTGTGCCCTTTTATAGGGAGCTCGTGGCCATGGCGCTAGGTGGACGGTGAATGGAGGGGAAGGGTGTACGTGGAGGGCGATCAAGGGCTCCGGCTTAAGGTTTTAGAGAGCGGGGGCGAGTATGGCTGCCTTGGCGCTCCCGTTTTCGAACGGCGCCGGTCAAGGCGGGTACGGTGGTGGCAGAGGGGCGCGGGCCATGGCGCTCGCATTAGCGGGCAGGCGGGCGCCCGCTGGGGCAGGTGGTGGCGCGGATCACCGACGTGGTGGCCATCCAGGGCGTGCGTGAGGCGGTAGTGGACAGGAACGACCGTGATGGCCTTTGCCGTTCTCAGCTTCACGCTAGTTTTGAGCGCGGCGAAAAGCAGAGAAGGGAGGGCTGGAAGGGGATGACAGGCGGGATCCACCGGTCAACGGCTCAGGCAAGGGGCAACGCGGGCGTTGGTGCGGGCCGTTGCTGGGCCGCGCATCTGTGCGAGCACAAGCGCGGTCGTGGGCAGAGCTGGGCAAGCTGGCGGTGCGCGTGGGAGCGGGCGTGGGTGCTGGGCTGCGTGGGCCAACAGGGCTGATCTGCCTGCTGCGACTGGGCCGCTTTGCTCTCTCTATTTCCCTCCCCTTTTCcgattccttttctattttcacaCTACATCTAGGGCTCCTATGTGTGTATATTCCCTCCCCTTTTCcgattccttttctattttcacaCTACATCTAGGGCTCCTATGTGTGTGTACATATGTTGCCAAGCATGTACACACCCGTATGGGGTACACTAGGGGTCAACTGGGTGTTAGGGTCCAAGGCAAGGGTTGACAACACACACAAGAAGTTATTTAAAAGCTGTTCTTGATTTTATTTCGTCACATAAAATCAcgaagaagcaactcacaagttgtTTAATATGCAAATGCTCAAACATGCTAGCTTGGAATATACTTGTGTAGCAGGGTGGTTTCCTAATATACACACTCACCATGTATGAgttttgttagaaaaattttTAAGTTCAGATTTTTAGGTTATTGGAAACCCTGGGTTGTTACAAAAGACCACGGTAAAACAAAAAAGTTCTGCGCCTCTGATGCCACCCCAAATTTACCAAGTACTGTCCCTAAAGCAGCTCGATAAACATTTACAGGCAAACAGAAAACAGCTCGATCAACAATTACAGGCAACAGAGTTGGATACCACTAGTATAATACATTGTACGCCAACACTATCTAAAAGCCTAAATTTCTATATAATCTTTACACATTTACAGGGTCGACAGTTAGAGGTCTATATATTTTGCAATCGACATACATTGCTAAACCGCACCAATTCAGGTTGTGGGCAGAAATTGATAGCGCATAGCCCCCTTAAGTTGAGAGGAAGGAAGACATTGTTCTCCTGAAATCAAACGACTTTAGACCTGATTCTGGTAATGGGCTGCTTCCAGGCACCCACAAACCACCTCTGCGCGGCAGCACAATCTGTTTGTTCATACTCTTGTTATCGCCATCAGTCATCTCTGCTGTACGAAAttccttctttttcttcacaaattCAAAGAACTCCGCAACTTGCCGAGCATATCTTCGaggaaaatataaaaaaattactTGAGTGCAGGATTTTAAAAGCACATGGAGTGTTCAGATAAAGATGCATCAAGTTTTGATATGGAAAAAAAATCAAGCCAAAGAAAAGTttgtcatcacaataataactgCAAGAGAAATCACACGCAAACACGGATTCATTGCACGCATGACTTGGTCTTGAAAAACAGCTCAAATTAATAAATGGAGCAACTATATGTACAACAGCATTTCAAAGACTTCCAGATTGTTTATGAAGTGAGTCAGAATCAGTATATGTTCATTTATTCATGGTCAAGAAAAGAAACCACACAGGCACGCCTAGCCTTCAATCAATTAGTTGTTAGTAAAACTTTTGCAGTCAGGATGCCAAGAAGCTAGAACTTGCAAGTTGCAAATTAGGCCACGTAAGATGGTCAAGGAACAGGAGCCACAAAATAAGCTACATTTATAACGTCACATAAAAACTTGTTGAATGTATTACAAAAATTTTCTCGTGGAAACATTAAAGCCAAACCTAACCCCAAAGATATCCAAAAAAACGATGAGCTTATAATTTACACATTGAACCCACTGTTAAACCACTGTGCTAGCAAATCACAGCTagtccacactatttgtaccagATAGTTCAATTCAAAATACAATACTTTCAATTTTATACCATGTATTTACACAGAGTTCATTATTTTACAATTGCTTAGTAAACCACTAGCTACAAAAGGACAGTTTAAAAGTTGCCAATTCAAATGCCTTAGGGCAAGGTCAATGTCTATAGCCTGACTGCAGTTTAAGGTGGAGCCCAGATAAATAGGCAATAGTTATTGCATCTGACATAATGTATATggttcaactgggtcttaagcgGGTCCCATGCTATAACTAAAAATCCCACAATTCTCCAATCAACCCCATCTGCACCCCGTCGTCCCTTCCATCCCTTCCGTCTGTTGGCCAAGCTCGTTTCCCTCCATGGCTCGTTCCCAATCCTCTCTCCACAGCAGTGCAGTGTGCACACGGCTATTCTTAGCTGGAATCGGAGCCATTGGCTATCGAGTCAGAGCCATTGATCTTCACAGCCTCGCCCTAGTTCCTGCTCTGCTTATCATGCCTGTGCCCAGGCCTCGTGGAGCCAGATTGCCTGAAGGTCGGAAGCCAAGTTCGGAAGCATGAGGAGCTTGTGGTGATCACGCATCTGGCAGAGGAGGTCCTCCCCGATCTGCTGTTGGCAAACCTTTCCACAGCTCCTCTGTCCCATCTGACCAAATCGAGTTCTCGTCCAGAGCCCTCCCTTGAGCTTGCAGTGGCGCATGGGATCCGATCTGGTGAGCTCCTGGTGGTGGCGCCAAGCCGCCAGAACCAACTGCCCATACTAGAGATAGGGCGAGAGTgagaaaaaaagggcgtacccagtgcagagagctcccgctctgtgcggggtctgggaaagggtgtcagtggcaagccttaccctcgcctgtgcaatgcgaggagactgcgactcgaacccgggaccttccggtcacaggcggtaagactctaccgcttgcaccaggcccgcccttcagggCGAGAGTGAGAGAAGAAAGAAATTATTTTGTATTCCTTATGCTCGAGCTATAAGCTTTTTCCCCTTACGGTGCAGTTCTACAATGCTTATTGCCTAGGAACAGTGCTGCATTTATTGCTTTACCTTAGCTTTTGAAGGACACTGTGGATGCCATAGTCAACTTCCAGCTATAACAATTGATTAACACTAATGGAAAATGAATAGAATATTAGCACTTATGAAGTATAGAACTTACTGCCGTTTGGCTTCAATGTCCTTGTTAAAGTCAATGTCATGTTCGCAGTCCAGGATAAGAGCAGGAACCTGTCAAGAAAGAGCCTCAGTGCCTCACCCATGTGACCAAATAATTCCTTACtagatcattataaaaacatGGAAAAGATTGGAGAATGTTACCTTCTGGATACTTGAATGCATGTGATCTCCTTCCAAGTAGAATACCCTATCTCGTATATCCGCAGGCAGGGAGCCTTCCATATGAACTGGAAGCTGACTGACGGACAACACACCAGAACCTCCTCCCTTGGATGGAAGTAACCAGCTCTCATGTTTCTCATGCAAACCTCGAAGGTAATCTAGAGTAACACCACCCTCCTCTGATCTTTTTCGCACCATCATTCTTTTGTGGCAGGTATCAGGGCTAGCTCTCAGATAAATAAAACCATCAGGGATAAGACCTGGGAGTGATGATACAACTGGGTCAAACCAAGAGTCATAAATGCTGATCTCCATCTCATTCATCCAGTTTGCTTCATGCACAGCACGAACAAAAACCTGAAAATATCAACAGAAACCATTCTTTAAAAAAGGAACAGAAATTGACAAAACAAATAGACCAAAAGGTGAAATTCAAATTACATCAAAGCATTTAATCCATCATCAAGGTAGTTTTTACAACAAAGGTAAACCTACCATTCGATCACTGAAAACACTTCTTTCCATCAGCCGAAGAGGTTTTATTCCACACGAAGATTCCTTCTCTTGCATGACCCTTGTCACAAATACATAATTCTGGAAGGTGTATGCATACCTCTGTGGCTCCGCATAGAAAGCATCAAGTATATTGAAGTGTTCAGGGCCCACATCCTGCCACTTAGCAATAGGTTCAGGTACAATTTCTACAAGGTCACGTAGTTCAATAGTTTCATTGGCTATTCTTTGAAGGAAGGTAGTTTTCCCAACACTGATATTCCCTTCTACACAAAAGGTCAGCCTCCTATTTTTAGGAAGCTTAGATGTATCGGTGCCTTTCAGCTCTTCATCAACACTCTCTTTAATGAACAAAGTTATACTCTCAGCATGGCTCTTGTGAATGATGCCAACTGAATTTTGCAAGAATTCAACCATCTTCTCATTAGACTTGCCAAAGAACTGCAAAATACTCACAAAATCTTAGCACTTAGCACGAATTACATTGACCTTATATTAAATGAACATCATTCAGACATTCAGTAAATAGGATCCAGAATAGTCGCACAGCAGGTTTGGCAAAATAAACCAAGAGCAAAAGATAGACAACAAAGTGAACCACAAAAGTAATTTGTTCTTGCTGTTTCTCATACGAATTTCACCATTAGAATTAGTGAGATTTAGAAAGTTGCACCAATGAGAAAGTACAATTCTAACATATCAATCTGTAATGCTTTTGACAGAAAAAATAAGAACACAAGAAATTACAATATTCTAGTTTATCTCATATACTAAACATGGGAACAACTGGTTGGAAGAAAAAACAACAGCATTTAAACCATGACAATATagttataaaaaaaaacatgacAGATACTTGTCCGATAGTTCGCAGCCCATAACCCCTCAAATTCAAGTCCATCATCTCAGCAGCCCAGTTTGGTGGTCCACTTACACAACCCTCAAACCCTATAGTCACACATTCAACAAGACAACCATCCAGCGAGAAGAGACAGGCAGGTGGCCACCATCGCCCGCTCCTGCCACCGCCGACGCCCGCAGGCCGCAGGTTGCCGCCTCAGGTCAGCGATTCATACAACTTCTACATCTCCCCCGGTCAGTTGTTGATGATCTGCATTCCAACTTTCAAACTCTAGATTTCTTTTATTGTTGTTGTTTAGGGATGGCAAGTGGTAGTGGAAGTTCTCCGTTGCATGTCTCTGAACCTAGTAGTGTCAATGTAGCAAGTGATGTGATAGTGTTCCTGAAGTGAATGAGATCTGTGATCCTAAATATCCTCTCTGGAGGCATGTTAATAAGATCGAGAGCAATGGCCCTGATGGAGGAAATGCAGTAATAGAGTGCAAATTTTTAATGTTGATTGTTCTGCTAGAGTGAAAATTGTTTTGAGTTGTATTCTGAAATTTTTTGGTATATTTATATACTTGCCGTATCGGCGTATCCTTGTTTTTGGAAAATGCCGTATCACCGTATCGCCGTATCGGTATCGGCGTATCAGTATCCCGTATTGGTGCAACATAGATGGGGACGGCCTCGCAAAATATAGTGTGAACCACATAAAATCAGTTTATCCCGTGATTGCTCACGGTGTTGAAGGTTGGCTTTGAAGCTAAGAGTAAATTGAGAGATATAATCAGGGCGTGATGTAAACTCCTGCAAACCATATAAGAGTATAAGAACTCACGACCCCTTTGAGTCCTTTAAAAAAAAGTGGggggccgtttggatcctttcatttggAGGAATTCAAATTTACTTAATAAacagtgccggccctaaggggTGGGCAGGAGGTGCGACGACCGAGGGCCCTCGCGGGATGGGGGCCCAAGCCTAAGTATATAATACTCCATACCCTTTAGCTATAGTCCATTAGGATTTAAGATCAATGAGAAGATGCAGCGGTCCATCAGCAAAAGGAGTCGTCAGCCTCTTTCTTTCCGAGAGGCAAGGAGCCGAGCCGCCAACACTCGCACACGCGCACATAGCGTGTGTTTAGTTGGCTGAATTTTAGAATTTGGGTTATTGTAGCActgtcgtttttatttgacaattagtgttcaatcatggactaattagactcaaaacgttcatctcacaattttcaaccaaattgtgcaattagttttttttttcgtctacatttaatgttccatgcacgtatcgcaagattcgatgtgatgggtactgtagcactttttgggaaaaaattttggaactaaacaagggcatagCGATCGCGAGTCGCGACTTCCGGACTTCTGGCGAGACGGGAGACTGCGAGAGACGCAGTGCCGATCACCAGTTCACCACGCGATCACCAACGCAGATCACCGAGACACCGATGCTCGAGTTCTAGTCTTCCAGAAGCCAGACGACGGCGTTCCAGACAACGACGGCGACCAGGCAGCTGAAGCAGGGctcgacgaagacgacgacatctgatcttggttattgccttctgcccttttgtgatttgtgaatcttGGTTCTGAATAAGTTCATATCCAAATTGTCTGGGCCTTAGGTTTTTTTTCCCAATTTTTGTCTAGTACTTTGTATTCATATAGTTATGTTTTTCTTGTAATTTAGgtcaggtgttagaattttaaaatgttacctaagaaacatttgtcgagAGGGGCTGTCGTGACAAGTTGGCCAGAGGGCCCTCAAAATCCTAGACCGGCACTGTTAAtaaattaggctatttggcttggaatttgacatttcaccactttccaaagttcacatataagcctatctcaaattcatagggtggaagatggaaattgattctatagattaTCATCCTATGTTTCTACTTTGTAACTTGTAACACGCTCTTCAACTCACTCCCCTATGGTAGAAATGCACCACATAAGTATCTCTCTAatatagccaacaataatatacaaatataattcatatacaaccatattagcttaattaatttgTGTTTAAATTATGATTgttaaaatgaattcaattccatggatccaaacagggcccgATAGTAAATTAACATAATCCGTATTCCATGAAACAAAACACAGGAATAGCTCAACGCGCACCTTATCCCTGTAGAGCTGCTTGAGCTGCGCCACGTCATCGAATCCCTTGTCCACGAGCTTCCTCTGGTTCCGCGGCCCGACTCCGGGAATGGCAAGCAGTTCCCCACTTCCCATCAGCGCATCACTCCGACCTCTCTGCTTCCTCTCCGGCGCACCGCGACCCCCGCCACCCTTCTCCCTTTCCTCCGTATCGCCCCCGCGCCTGGCCGCCTCGGCGGAGCAGAGTCCCCGCCTCCTCCCAGGGTCACAGCGCAGCCACGGCGGCGCGCGGATTTGGCCAGGGTTCGCGCCAGGGCACGTGGGTACGAACGGGCTACCAGCCAGGCGCAGCGTGGGCATGCGTGGGGAGGAGAGCAGCAGGGGGGCCGCGGCGTCGAGGAAGGAGGCGGCGCGTGGGAGGAGCTTGTGCATCGCTGGCTGCGGTGACGGCAGGCTCGAGGCTCATCAATGGCGCTTCGGCTCCGGTTGAGGCCGCTGGGCCGACCCACGCGGGTGCGGCAGTGACGGCGAGTGGCGCGGGGTTAGGGTTTTGGGGATGTCATCCGTCCCGCCATGAGTCAGGTAATCAGGTTGTTGCTGCCTTGTCGGGGagcaggagggggagggggaagaGGAATTGGCGCACGAGTGGTCTACGGGGCCAGCGTGAGTCGTGGTCCACGAGAAACCAAATCGCTTAGACGAGACGGCCCGGTGCGTCGTTGTTTCGCCGCCCTGGTTCCggccctgcacccggtgcatgGACTGGATCGACGATGACAGATGAGGAAGTGGTGGTGTCGGCACGAAAATGTCGACACAGACCAAGTCGAAAGTATCTTAGGATGAGTCAGGAGATTTGTTTGCCTTCAACGCAGGGTTAATTAATTCTACGAATTACTCTTGAGGTGTGTCAGTTAATTTAACTtataattgataaggagaaaaagtttatcagtaatttaaggtggaacatgtcggtcttTTTCTAGACAGTTtaaagtgtgccgcttcaggagcagccagacggaaAAATCGATTAAATAGCCGACACGCGAAGAAATCGATGGTTACGGATAGTAAAGCTTATGTatcgtgattgattttatgttgacaagtgCAATGCCCGCAGATATAAatgaaatcatcagctaggtggatattatcagtgtgaatcattgagccgatgaatctaacgagaaaggatataacatgcgaccAATTGCCTGTCTAATACAAATGGTCCTACAAACGCTCttaatctaatatgttaccatcaacagtgaggatcgaccagatcgatggcagttatgatgataataacaaactaaaaccttagaatccgtaaaaccatctatacatcgacaggcttttcgaaagacatgctatatgtgtgaaagctcaagcgaatcgactgaaatagccgattcgggtgaaaagagactacagcgtgtgaacaatcaactatttcacgtggacaaacctatgaactcatcaaatttaacctgctatctctaacagtggggttcaaccggattgatgacagccgtgataaagacaacaaatcaaacctttaaagaacacagatctattcacatttaaccaaatcataagaacacaCTATAGACGTTAAAGCATagacgatcggctatttagccgatgcaggcatagcaaacagttaaggtcatgcctaatcgagaataaatctactaactagcatcctccaatctacagtgccatcagtggggatcggccgaatcgttacagccataatagtgaactatagaccagatttaactaaccaacaaacctcttcaagatcatacatgtCTTAactgcgtactatgcatgatcaagatcgaagtaaaaacagccgatgaaacataacccgtcgctcaaaaTAAGCAACATCGTAttgtgacaaagcaaacgacagactaaaaggatatgaggccgatctaaatcgatcttgaccggacagattgatgttgctgcaaactaataacaataagaacatcagtaagatcggtaacttaataaatctacccgaaggacgccacccttaggtagagccgataacttgaccttaatctaattcaagcagtgaaggtcgaccggatcgatatagccgtacttaaactagataagagtcgataactagcttatactagagttcacagtggaggtcaaacttaactgatACAGCCGTACAAACATAAGtttaagccatgacggtacttacagacaagccggaggtcggccagaccgatacAGCCTTACTTGTttaagaactcgccgagatctacactattCCTACTCCTAAAGGTTGGCACGAAGTCAAAAAAAAAGTaaattatatttgattgattggatgtccttaaTACAATAGTCGCGGGTTTATATTTATATCCTGGgttgataagagtcctaaacgaacacgactagataacaaaaagaaatatcaagatacatggactctaatttcccttacaTAGAATCtttgctgatgaagcttccttatTTGATACGTGTCCTTATTTCTGTCATCCTGATATGTACCTGGAtgtcatgtctctctcaaatttactaaataatatttcctagtcggctcataaatatcccttaattaggaaaatTTCTTGCTTTTGATATCATCGGTCGATCTCTTCCTTTTCAGAAtaagcttaacaaaatttggtgTAAACACGCCCCCCCTAGTTCAAAGTATAaattttcatgcttcgaactatcTTGATCCGATGGTCTTCTTTTCTCCAGCCAATGACATTCGATCGCAATTACAGAAAGCTACATCGGCTCCATCTTCTTTGGATCTTGATAACTTCAAAATTGATTTTTCTCTGCATCTCCAttcatctgctttagccgattaggaGCTAGCCCTCCGAGTTCGatcatagcaatacaagttaaCCGGCAGTACAGAAATATGCTACATAAAAGTTTAGGTATTCTAGCCGATAGTCTTCTTTCAAGGAGCCGAGGAATTTACCGGCAACGATATTACCTTatttcaagcctcacctacacatgtgaactttgaagtgtctatcatACCATCTTAGGTGGTTGAGGAATGAAACGGATCAGAATTGAGTCATCCTCGCTTTccctgctcagaaaacttgggtttttgaaagattttcaaattaaaacatagctttgctccttaAATAATTCTTTcgaatcgctcaatgtgtatagtttcttgtcaaagtattgttttgtctcttcttatcctacttctaaaaagcttatgtggagttttaggtagggataaaatatgtaacgtacttaccttgcatatattgtaaggtcaaattCCAAATTTAAGGagagaaatgtcatactcttagatcaagatgtgcatgtgcgtggaatatgtggtggctaacataattctactatgctctttgaaatatatttctctcgTATGGAATATTTTTGTGAGAACATAGGCTATCAtttctcatctttttcttttcgtttttatttatttatttattttgcactTTTTTCGCATAACTCATGTCTCTCTTTACAATAaatttttgagagaaatattatcaagaacttagagcatttattctaataaaacctaacatatttttgtcttctcctaGTGTAAGAGCAGAACATTTTAAGGTAGAtaaaaaacatgtttttgtgtacttccagtatagaagcagcacatatatgtggtgtgtacgtgatcttgatcttggaaacatgataaatctctcaacaaagGTCAACaaggcttgacaaaactcaacacagagcaagtagcttatgtgaaaggttttaatgagactaatatatggtTTTGGTA
Coding sequences within:
- the LOC136450858 gene encoding uncharacterized protein isoform X1, translated to MHKLLPRAASFLDAAAPLLLSSPRMPTLRLAGSPFVPTCPGANPGQIRAPPWLRCDPGRRRGLCSAEAARRGGDTEEREKGGGGRGAPERKQRGRSDALMGSGELLAIPGVGPRNQRKLVDKGFDDVAQLKQLYRDKFFGKSNEKMVEFLQNSVGIIHKSHAESITLFIKESVDEELKGTDTSKLPKNRRLTFCVEGNISVGKTTFLQRIANETIELRDLVEIVPEPIAKWQDVGPEHFNILDAFYAEPQRYAYTFQNYVFVTRVMQEKESSCGIKPLRLMERSVFSDRMVFVRAVHEANWMNEMEISIYDSWFDPVVSSLPGLIPDGFIYLRASPDTCHKRMMVRKRSEEGGVTLDYLRGLHEKHESWLLPSKGGGSGVLSVSQLPVHMEGSLPADIRDRVFYLEGDHMHSSIQKVPALILDCEHDIDFNKDIEAKRQYARQVAEFFEFVKKKKEFRTAEMTDGDNKSMNKQIVLPRRGGLWVPGSSPLPESGLKSFDFRRTMSSFLST
- the LOC136450858 gene encoding uncharacterized protein isoform X2, with protein sequence MHKLLPRAASFLDAAAPLLLSSPRMPTLRLAGSPFVPTCPGANPGQIRAPPWLRCDPGRRRGLCSAEAARRGGDTEEREKGGGGRGAPERKQRGRSDALMGSGELLAIPGVGPRNQRKLVDKGFDDVAQLKQLYRDKFFGKSNEKMVEFLQNSVGIIHKSHAESITLFIKESVDEELKGTDTSKLPKNRRLTFCVEGNISVGKTTFLQRIANETIELRDLVEIVPEPIAKWQDVGPEHFNILDAFYAEPQRYAYTFQNYVFVTRVMQEKESSCGIKPLRLMERSVFSDRMVFVRAVHEANWMNEMEISIYDSWFDPVVSSLPGLIPDGFIYLRASPDTCHKRMMVRKRSEEGGVTLDYLRGLHEKHESWLLPSKGGGSGVLSVSQLPVHMEGSLPADIRDRVFYLEGDHMHSSIQKVPALILDCEHDIDFNKDIEAKRHWKLTMASTVSFKS